CATCCCACTCAGGAGAATCTCATTGCCGATCCCCGACATGTGCATCCCCAGCTCGGTCGACACCATGCGTGAAATCATGACCGCCATCCGAGAATCCATCGAGCGGGCTCCCGCAGTCTATGTTCACTGTTGGGGCGGGATCGGCCGCACCGGCATGGTGGTTGGTTGCTGGCTCCGGGAACTGGGCTATGACCCGGATGCAGCGTTGAAACATGTCCAGCATCTCTACTCCAGCCAAATGCCAAAATTCAGGATCCACCCTGAATCGCCCCAAACCAACGAGCAGAGGGATTATGTCCGCCGCTGGGAAGTTCAACCCTGAAACATCCCCATGCGCCACACCATCCTTGTTCCAGAAGAAACCCGGACCAAAGTTGCTGACTACCTGGACGCTCTGCGCTCCGGCCAAGCCGTGGCGGGATGCCGCTTGCAGGACAGCCTCCAACGCATCGACTTCGGAAAGGTCACCGCCGCGGCCTTCCTCGACGCGCTCATCAACACCAAGATGCCGCAAATCTTCGCGGAGAGCGCTGTGGCTGGCGATGGCTCGGACTGGAATCCAACCGAACTCGGCATTCTCGGGGACATCTCCATCGCCGTGCCAGTGACTGTCTTCGACAATGGCAATCACGATGCGCCAGTGCCCCACGAGCAGCCGATCCCTGGCACATTGGTCTTCACACCAGGAGCCCTGCTGCGCAATGGCAAGGGACGCCCACCAGCCGATTGGGCGGAAGTGACCCAGCCTAACGGACTGCTCAGCCCGGAAGGATATTACGGCCTCTATGAGCGCCGCCTGCTGCCGGTCTTCAAGTATGTGACCGACGTTGCCAAAGCCGAAGGCAGGCAGGCCCTCATCACCATCCCCGGTCTCGGTTGCGGACA
Above is a genomic segment from bacterium containing:
- a CDS encoding tyrosine-protein phosphatase, whose amino-acid sequence is MTPQHYTIEEGRLDGGEYPGSKTTDEARARLRSLITIGVRTFLDLTTPADQMEPYEELLPGLEREAGIPLRRISLPIPDMCIPSSVDTMREIMTAIRESIERAPAVYVHCWGGIGRTGMVVGCWLRELGYDPDAALKHVQHLYSSQMPKFRIHPESPQTNEQRDYVRRWEVQP